From a region of the Polynucleobacter corsicus genome:
- a CDS encoding nucleotidyltransferase family protein, which translates to MEAIILAGGFGTRLREMVPDLPKPMAPIAGRPFLEILLQSLSHKGFTRVILSLGFMATKISDYFGDRFAGMDLAYVVEDTPLGTGGAVRLGLSICEESHVFTFNGDTFLDLEVGEIERLWQNNGHPIIVGRQVSDTARYGRLLTQDNYVAGFTEKGVGGPGLINAGCYVFDRRQLDCFRLNEMFSLESEFLSNLVVQTEVDVFVTEGLFIDIGIPSDYTLAQTLLADL; encoded by the coding sequence ATGGAGGCAATCATTCTCGCAGGAGGCTTTGGAACGCGCTTGCGCGAGATGGTGCCTGATCTGCCGAAACCTATGGCCCCCATTGCAGGCAGGCCATTTCTTGAGATTTTGTTGCAGTCCCTTTCGCACAAAGGATTCACCCGCGTAATTCTATCTTTGGGCTTTATGGCAACTAAGATTTCTGATTATTTTGGCGATAGATTTGCGGGGATGGATTTGGCTTATGTTGTTGAAGATACCCCACTGGGCACCGGTGGAGCTGTTCGGTTAGGTCTCTCAATCTGTGAAGAGAGTCACGTGTTTACATTCAATGGGGACACCTTTCTTGATTTGGAGGTGGGAGAAATTGAACGGCTTTGGCAAAATAATGGTCACCCCATCATTGTTGGTCGTCAAGTCTCAGACACAGCACGTTATGGGCGTCTACTGACTCAAGATAATTATGTTGCAGGCTTTACTGAAAAAGGTGTGGGCGGTCCCGGATTGATCAATGCGGGGTGTTATGTTTTTGATCGGAGGCAATTGGATTGTTTTCGCTTGAATGAGATGTTCTCACTAGAGTCTGAGTTCCTGTCTAATCTAGTTGTCCAAACCGAAGTGGATGTCTTTGTAACTGAGGGCTTATTTATCGATATTGGCATTCCTAGTGATTACACTCTTGCGCAGACCCTGCTGGCAGACTTGTAA
- a CDS encoding Fic family protein, which translates to MDSGDKNYIWQDSQWPHWEYDLKHLTGLLTQVYQAQGRLLGRLHHVGIHLRDQESLRVLTEDVLKTSEIEGEKLDPNSVRSSIAKRLGIEIGALAPADRHIDGVVDMVLDATQHHQNNLTQERLFAWHAALFPTGYSGLSKILVGTWRDDALGPMQVVSGPVSRQKDHFEAPPAPFLPPEMAQFLLWFNVDQQDDPIIKAGLAHLWFVTLHPFDDGNGRIARAIGDMALARADGSSQRFYSLSAQIGRDRKNYYDLLEKTQKGTLDVTQWLSWFLSSLLSAIQVAEAALSTTLVKTNFWQHWSGTPMNERQIKLLNKLLDGFDGKLTSSKWAIIAKCSPDTALRDITDLVERGALVKSDSGGRSTNYKIRRP; encoded by the coding sequence ATGGATAGCGGAGATAAGAACTACATTTGGCAAGATTCTCAATGGCCTCATTGGGAATACGACCTCAAGCATCTCACTGGTTTGTTGACTCAGGTGTACCAAGCTCAAGGACGCCTATTGGGGCGCTTACATCATGTGGGCATTCACCTGCGCGATCAAGAGTCCTTGCGCGTACTCACCGAAGATGTACTCAAAACCAGCGAGATTGAAGGTGAAAAGCTCGATCCAAACTCGGTCCGCTCATCCATTGCAAAACGGCTGGGTATCGAAATCGGAGCCTTAGCTCCGGCAGATCGTCATATCGATGGTGTGGTTGATATGGTGCTCGACGCTACCCAACACCATCAGAACAATTTAACGCAAGAACGACTCTTCGCCTGGCATGCCGCCCTCTTTCCTACGGGCTATAGCGGCTTATCCAAAATATTGGTTGGCACTTGGCGCGATGATGCCCTAGGACCCATGCAGGTTGTTTCGGGCCCCGTGAGTCGCCAAAAGGATCACTTTGAGGCGCCGCCAGCACCATTCTTGCCACCAGAAATGGCGCAGTTTTTACTCTGGTTCAATGTAGATCAGCAAGATGATCCAATTATTAAGGCAGGCTTAGCTCACCTCTGGTTTGTAACGCTACACCCTTTTGACGATGGCAATGGTCGGATAGCAAGGGCAATTGGCGACATGGCATTAGCTCGAGCAGATGGATCATCGCAGCGTTTTTATAGTCTATCAGCGCAAATTGGACGCGATCGTAAAAATTACTATGATCTTCTTGAGAAAACCCAGAAGGGGACGCTGGATGTGACGCAGTGGCTTAGCTGGTTTTTAAGTAGCTTGCTATCTGCTATCCAAGTTGCGGAAGCGGCGCTCTCAACCACTCTAGTCAAAACTAATTTTTGGCAACACTGGTCTGGAACGCCGATGAACGAGCGACAAATCAAGTTACTTAATAAATTGCTTGATGGGTTTGATGGAAAACTCACCAGCAGTAAATGGGCCATCATTGCTAAGTGCTCCCCAGATACTGCTTTACGAGATATCACCGATTTAGTAGAACGTGGCGCTTTGGTGAAATCAGATTCCGGGGGACGGAGTACTAACTATAAAATACGTCGCCCTTAA
- a CDS encoding toxin-antitoxin system TumE family protein — MQLQGISDKLFVMTKKSKPKIESQLERETFKLKANKGGGILSFEVWGFVQNGKTVVTRYNLAYINPLICQKDNGRVLGFDNAHDYHHRHYMGKVAPVEFVSYEQTLEQFQEEWQEIVKGLKKVKK, encoded by the coding sequence ATGCAATTGCAAGGCATATCTGATAAACTGTTTGTAATGACTAAAAAATCCAAGCCCAAGATCGAATCCCAGTTGGAGAGGGAGACGTTTAAGTTAAAGGCAAACAAGGGCGGTGGCATTTTAAGTTTTGAAGTTTGGGGTTTCGTTCAAAATGGCAAAACGGTAGTAACACGATACAACTTGGCTTACATCAATCCACTGATTTGTCAAAAAGATAACGGGCGGGTGTTGGGGTTTGATAATGCACATGACTATCACCACAGGCACTATATGGGGAAAGTAGCCCCTGTCGAGTTTGTGAGCTATGAGCAAACGCTAGAGCAGTTTCAAGAAGAGTGGCAGGAAATCGTTAAAGGATTAAAAAAGGTGAAAAAATGA
- a CDS encoding IS3 family transposase (programmed frameshift), translated as MKRARFSDEQIVRILQEADRSPIAEVAKRHGVSEPSIYSWRKKFGDLGTDDVKRLKQLEQENGRLKKILAERDLEIEVMKEIAGKKVVSVQDRLEQARYAVGRGISQRRACTLLSVARSGLDYQCKMPVKDRPIIVAMRQYSEQYPRYGARRIRIFLRRDGLVLGRDRTARIWAGAGLQVPAKRTRKRYRSQNRQPYVATGPNEVWAYDFVFDACANGQKLKCLTLIDEFTKESLHIDVAGSIKGKRVVQVLEEVIAERGYPKVLRSDNSPEFVSTILLEWAVERGLHNLHIEPGKPWQNGTNESFNGKFRDECLAMNWFHSRVHAKVIIEQWRRHYNLIRPHSSLDYQTPTEFVAGWQKELITGARVSR; from the exons ATGAAGAGAGCACGGTTTTCAGACGAACAGATTGTTCGGATATTGCAAGAGGCAGATCGTTCGCCAATAGCAGAGGTTGCCAAGCGCCACGGGGTCAGCGAACCCTCGATTTACAGCTGGCGTAAGAAGTTTGGCGATCTAGGTACAGACGATGTCAAACGCTTAAAGCAACTCGAGCAAGAGAACGGCCGTTTAAAGAAGATCTTGGCAGAGCGCGATCTCGAGATTGAAGTGATGAAGGAGATTGCCG GTAAAAAAGTGGTGAGCGTGCAAGATCGACTGGAGCAGGCCCGCTATGCAGTTGGGCGAGGCATCTCCCAAAGACGTGCTTGTACGCTGCTAAGTGTTGCTAGATCTGGCTTAGATTACCAATGCAAGATGCCGGTTAAAGATCGGCCGATAATAGTTGCCATGCGCCAGTATTCCGAGCAATATCCTCGCTATGGCGCCAGACGGATTCGGATCTTTTTAAGACGGGATGGTCTTGTTCTAGGTCGCGATCGGACGGCGCGCATCTGGGCTGGAGCTGGCCTACAGGTGCCCGCCAAAAGGACGCGCAAGCGTTACCGTAGTCAAAATCGACAACCGTATGTAGCAACTGGGCCTAATGAAGTTTGGGCTTACGACTTTGTCTTTGATGCTTGTGCCAACGGGCAAAAGCTCAAGTGCTTAACCTTAATTGACGAGTTCACCAAAGAGAGCCTGCACATTGATGTGGCCGGCTCAATTAAAGGCAAACGAGTGGTGCAGGTTTTAGAGGAAGTCATTGCAGAGCGTGGTTACCCCAAGGTTCTACGCAGTGACAACAGTCCAGAGTTTGTGAGTACCATCTTATTGGAATGGGCGGTAGAGCGAGGTTTGCACAACTTACATATCGAGCCAGGTAAACCTTGGCAAAATGGCACTAATGAGAGCTTTAATGGTAAGTTTAGAGACGAGTGCTTAGCCATGAACTGGTTTCATAGTAGAGTGCATGCCAAGGTAATTATTGAGCAATGGCGTAGGCACTACAATTTAATCAGGCCACACTCAAGTTTGGATTATCAAACCCCAACAGAGTTTGTCGCTGGATGGCAAAAGGAATTAATAACGGGAGCCAGAGTTTCTAGATGA